In the genome of Labrus mixtus chromosome 21, fLabMix1.1, whole genome shotgun sequence, one region contains:
- the LOC132955189 gene encoding cytochrome c oxidase assembly factor 3 homolog, mitochondrial, producing MADKTPKEPTAPYATRIDPTKEGLSLEQMHFIRQVELQQWKKKTQQLRTRNVVTGLVIGALVMGIYGYTFYSVSQERIMDEMDEEAKLRRTQGPKTGAN from the exons ATGGCTGACAAGACGCCAAAAGAGCCCACAGCTCCCTACGCGACCCGGATAGACCCGACCAAAGAGGGTCTTTCTCTGGAACAGATGCATTTCATCCGACAGGTTGAGCTCCAGCAGTGGAAGAAGAAAACCCAGCAGCTGCGGACACGAAACGTTGTGACAGGACTCGTCATCGGAGCTCTCGTTATGGGAATCT ACGGCTACACATTTTACTCCGTCTCCCAGGAGCGGATCATGGATGAAATGGACGAGGAAGCCAAGCTTCGGAGAACGCAGGGACCAAAGACCGGTGCCAACTGA
- the cntd1 gene encoding cyclin N-terminal domain-containing protein 1: MAKRFLSSPRDKINYKFREASSELLSDFLINLNKRNKDNIKSLGKCSGTFKEKKLMEHIFLITKDMRLDPLAGYHAVELLQRFMVKHLTDLFTTPTPQGATAEPPRSYEAAVFDKLKEKFPLIIFSCVQLASKMSLHSRMIDTGAAVRFLHSVGLSVSKKAVLDSELMVLKGLEFRLNAPNPLTYVEILLEVLGHNESSTPVDRLYPLCHHVLQFVSLQRTAIYESLLGTTVQWESPTTEHREKFVTVIEDYMLLGGSVIAVATFILYVRKYEQVVKELSNITGISPKSIRDFAGVTLMHIVGASSPVTFT; the protein is encoded by the exons ATGGCAAAGAGATTCTTATCTTCACcaagagacaaaataaattACAAGTTTCGAGAAGCTTCTTCTGAACTACTCAGTGATTTTCTAATTAAtctaaacaaaagaaacaaagacaacattaaAAGTTTAGGAAAATGTAGCGGAACTTTCAAGGAGAAGAAACTAATGG AACACATCTTCCTGATAACTAAAGACATGAGACTTGATCCACTGGCTGGATACCATGCCGTTGAGCTACTTCAAAG GTTCATGGTTAAGCACCTGACGGATTTGTTCACCACACCCACACCTCAAGGTGCGACTGCAGAGCCACCAAGAAGTTATGAGGCTGCTGTGTTTGACAAGCTCAAGGAGAAATTCCCTCTCATCATCTTCTCCTGTGTGCAACTAGCGAGCAAAATGTCTTTGCACAGTCGT ATGATCGACACCGGCGCTGCTGTACGTTTTCTGCATTCAGTTGGCCTCAGTGTTTCTAAGAAGGCTGTCCTGGATTCAGAGCTAATGGTCTTGAAAGGGCTTGAATTCAGACTTAATGCCCCTAACCCACTGACATACGTGGAAATCCTCCTGGAAGTGCTTG GACACAATGAGTCGTCTACCCCTGTGGATCGCCTGTATCCCCTGTGCCACCATGTTCTCCAGTTTGTCAGCCTACAGAGGACTGCCATTTATGAGTCCTTGTTAGGGACTACGGTTCAGTGGGAGAGCCCGACCACAGAACACAG GGAGAAGTTTGTGACGGTGATTGAAGACTACATGCTTCTTGGTGGTAGCGTCATCGCCGTGGCTACATTCATCCTCTACGTCAGGAAATACGAACAG GTGGTGAAGGAACTGAGTAACATCACAGGAATCTCACCAAAGAGCATCAGAGATTTTGCGGGGGTGACATTGATGCACATTGTAGGAGCCAGTTCTCCTGTAACATTCACTTGA